A section of the Venturia canescens isolate UGA chromosome 11, ASM1945775v1, whole genome shotgun sequence genome encodes:
- the Ndae1 gene encoding electrogenic sodium bicarbonate cotransporter 1 isoform X2 produces MNHPKHKPWMQPGIGAPPPRGGGGRPVIGAPSSTGDEEAPKDPGARITHQSYTEKDYEGHRAHTVYVGVHLPGERRHRRHHKHHHSSRPASYNGSKGEPDDRPRHLVLARRARLASICDPDGETIFTPPAQRVQFILGEEVGDDAHESHPLFSEMEELVKEGDEMEWKETARWIKFEEDVEEGGNRWSKPHVATLSLHSLFELRSLILNGTVMLDMEATSLEQISDLVLDNMISKGVLPIEAREKVREALLVRHRHQHERRKDNNMSRLPIIRSLADIGRNHSSSKNCDCSCGMQRLLTSDLQERPINDTGEVYAPASVIRSTSCPDQKTALISKEAKDLKGPYLLVPVEESNSVPVIVGATPGSGVVGLNPGGARFLAIPGQEPGNNGMDRSPSNVSINRTHSASGLENGDGNHKSNVQFMRKIPPGAEASNILVGEVDFLDKPLSAFIRLSQAGMMGDLTEVPVPTRFIFILLGPTGGISGFHEIGRAMATLMSDEVFHDVAYKAKNRNHLLAGVDEFLDAVTVLPPGEWDPTIRIEPPAAIPSQDTRKRPKEEKPKEEVDEEADEQKLREESGLSRSGRLFGGLVNDIKRKAPFYLSDFKDALALQCIASFIFLYFACLSPIITFGGLLSEATGKNMAAMESLVSGFVCGVGYGLFSGQPLTILGSTGPVLVFETIVYKFSMESDWDYMSFRFWIGTWIAIILVILVAVDASALVCYITRFTEENFATLIAFIFIYKSVENVLSIGKKFPIDTHGNEPIADYCECIPSNFSNIFSTRQDVNWTALDRVTCSKYNGTLFGEGCEAPNYVPDVFLMSIILFMGTFLLSIELKDFKNSLFFPSKVRQIVSDFAVIIAIFSMSALDHYVGISTPKLEVPTEFKPTLDGRGWIIWPFQRNPWWSALVAFLPALLGTILIFMDQQITAVIVNRKENKLKKGCGYHLDLFVLAVLIEICSVMGLPWFVAATVLSINHVNSLKLESECAAPGEKPQFLGVREQRVTHILIFLMIGCSVLLTPMLRHIPMPVLFGVFLYMGVASLKGLQFFDRILIMLMPVKYQPDYMFLRQVPLKRVHMFTIFQLTCLACLWTIKSFSSTSILFPLMLVVMIGIRKSLDLVFTQRELKILDDVMPEPSKKHADDLRQLESGEEPSEPIGFPSSGNLQISLANGNIMKIPLTSINISEEVNKTGIWKQVNDVNCNNENKQPKIPKMINVTKSKKHPNKEGVLLMPDEMTRLTTMTEEEDEDDSGISIKVTKVNDSRV; encoded by the exons GTCACAGGGCACACACCGTCTACGTCGGGGTCCATCTTCCTGGGGAGAGAAGACATCGAAGACATCACAAGCACCACCATTCGAGTCGGCCAGCCTCTTACAACGGGAGCAAAGGAGAGCCTGACGATCGGCCGA GACATTTGGTGCTTGCACGGAGGGCTCGCCTCGCTAGCATCTGCGATCCCGATGGCGAAACTATAT tcACGCCACCAGCCCAGAGAGTTCAGTTTATCCTTGGTGAGGAGGTTGGCGACGATGCCCACGAGTCGCATCCCCTTTTTTCTGAAATGGAGGAACTCGTCAAGGAGGGTGATGAAATGGAATGGAAAGAAACTGCCAG GTGGATCAAGTTCGAGGAAGACGTCGAAGAAGGTGGCAACCGATGGAGCAAGCCCCACGTCGCCACCTTGTCCCTCCACTCGCTCTTCGAACTTCGTAGTTTAATACTCAATGGAACTGTCATGTTGGACATGGAAGCAACCAGCCTCGAACAGATTTCTGACCTCGTTTTGGACAACATGATCAGCAAGGGCGTTCTACCCATTGAAGCCAGAGAAAAG GTGCGGGAGGCCCTCTTAGTCAGGCATCGACATCAGCACGAAAGACGCAAGGACAACAACATGTCAAGGTTACCCATCATCAGGTCTCTGGCAGACATCGGAAGGAACCATTCGTCAtcgaaaa ATTGTGACTGTTCATGTGGTATGCAACGTttgttgacgtcagatttgcAGGAGCGTCCGATCAACGATACTGGCGAGGTTTATGCACCGGCTTCGGTTATTCGTAGCACAAGCTGTCCCGATCAAAAAACCGCTCTCATCTCCAAAGAAGCTAAAGATCTTAAAGGTCCATACCTACTTGTGCCAG TGGAAGAATCGAATTCAGTGCCTGTGATCGTCGGGGCTACTCCTGGCAGTGGGGTCGTAGGACTCAATCCCGGTGGCGCTCGCTTTCTCGCTATCCCCG GCCAGGAACCAGGAAACAATGGTATGGACCGAAGTCCCAGCAATGTATCCATCAACAGGACTCACAGTGCATCAGGCTTGGAGAATGGTGACGGCAATCACAAG AGCAACGTCCAGTTCATGAGAAAAATTCCACCCGGAGCCGAGGCGAGCAATATTCTCGTTGGTGAAGTTGACTTTCTGGACAAGCCTCTGTCAGCCTTCATTCGACTGAGCCAAGCTGGGATGATGGGAGACCTGACCGAAGTCCCAGTGCCGACCAGGTTCATATTCATTCTGCTTGGACCGACG GGTGGAATCTCAGGCTTCCATGAGATCGGTCGTGCCATGGCAACCTTGATGTCTGACGAAGTCTTCCACGACGTTGCTTACAAGGCCAAGAATCGCAATCACCTTTTGGCTGGGGTGGATGAATTCCTTGATGCTGTAACTGTCTTGCCACCCGGCGAATGGGATCCCACCATTCGGATAGAGCCACCAGCAGCCattccgtcacag GATACGAGAAAAAGGCCAAAGGAAGAAAAACCTAAAGAAGAAGTGGACGAGGAAGCCGACGAACAGAAGCTGAGAGAAGAGTCAGGTCTCTCTAGGAGTGGCAGGCTTTTCGGAGGCCTCGTCAACGACATCAAACGAAAAGCACCGTTTTATCTATCGGATTTCAAGGACGCCTTGGCCCTCCAGTGTATAGCATCCTTCATATTTCTTTACTTCGCGTGTCTCTCGCCCATCATCACCTTCGGTGGACTGTTGAGTGAGGCCACTGGTAAAAACATGGCAGCCATGGAGTCACTTGTCTCAGGTTTTGTTTGCGGTGTAGGATATGGACTCTTTTCTGGACAGCCTCTAACTATTCTCGGCTCGACGGGACCCGTTCTCGTCTTCGAGACAATTGTTTACAAATTTAGCAT GGAATCAGACTGGGACTACATGTCTTTTCGTTTCTGGATCGGTACATGGATTGCCATTATTCTTGTAATCCTCGTAGCTGTCGATGCTAGTGCTCTCGTCTGTTACATAACTCGattcactgaagaaaactTTGCTACTCTAATAGCATTCATTTTCATATACAAG TCGGTGGAGAACGTTCTTTCGATCggcaaaaaatttccaatcgaCACGCACGGAAACGAACCGATTGCCGATTACTGCGAGTGCATTCCGAGCAacttttctaacattttttcaacccgGCAAGACGTCAATTGGACCGCGTTGGATCGAGTCACCTGTTCG AAATATAATGGTACTCTTTTCGGAGAAGGGTGCGAGGCACCTAATTACGTACCTGATGTATTCCTCATGTCAATAATCTTATTCATGGGCACCTTCCTCCTGTCCATCGAGCTCAaggatttcaaaaattctctcttcTTCCCATCAAAG GTTCGCCAAATAGTCAGCGACTTTGCTGTAATTATCGCAATATTCTCGATGTCGGCGCTCGATCATTACGTAGGTATTTCAACGCCGAAACTCGAAGTACCAACAGAGTTCAAACCGACCTTGGACGGACGCGGTTGGATCATTTGGCCGTTCCAGAGAAATCCCTGGTGGAGCGCGTTGGTTGCCTTCTTACCTGCTCTACTTGGCACCATACTCATCTTCATGGATCAACAGATTACTGCTGTTATCGTTAACAGGAAAGAGAATAAGCTCAAG AAAGGATGTGGCTACCACCTCGATCTCTTCGTGCTCGCGGTCCTCATTGAGATCTGTTCCGTAATGGGTTTGCCCTGGTTCGTCGCAGCCACGGTATTGTCCATAAACCACGTTAATTCGTTGAAGCTCGAATCCGAGTGTGCGGCACCAGGTGAAAAGCCTCAATTTCTTGGGGTCCGAGAACAGCGCGTAACCCACATTCTCATATTCCTCATGATCGGTTGTTCCGTTTTGCTGACGCCGATGCTGAGGCACATACCGATGCCGGTATTGTTCGGGGTGTTTCTTTACATGGGCGTCGCCTCGTTGAAGGGCCTTCAATTCTTCGACAGAATACTCATCATGCTCATGCCGGTCAAGTATCAACCGGATTACATGTTTTTACGACAG GTGCCACTGAAGAGGGTCCACATGTTTACGATCTTCCAATTGACCTGCTTGGCCTGTCTCTGGACAATAAAATCGTTCAGCAGCACGTCGATACTCTTTCCACTGATG CTCGTCGTGATGATCGGCATCCGGAAGTCGCTGGACCTCGTCTTCACGCAGCGCGAGCTCAAAATTTTGGACGACGTCATGCCAGAGCCGAGTAAAAAGCACGCGGACGATCTCCGGCAGCTGGAAAGCGGCGAG GAACCGAGCGAGCCGATTGGTTTTCCATCCTCGGGAAATCTTCAAATATCATTGGCAAATGGCAACATCATGAAAATACCACTGACGAGCATAAACATTAGCGAGGAGGTTAACAAAACTGGTATATGGAAGCAGGTCAATGATGTCAACTGCAATAACGAAAATAAACAGCCCAAGATTCCGAAGATGATCAA CGTTACCAAGTCAAAGAAACATCCTAACAAGGAGGGCGTTCTTCTCATGCCTGACGAGATGACACGTTTGACGACGATGACTGAGgaggaggacgaggacgacaGTGGCATTTCCATCAAGGTCACAAAGGTCAATGACTCTCGGGTGTAA
- the Ndae1 gene encoding sodium bicarbonate cotransporter 3 isoform X10, with protein MNHPKHKPWMQPGIGAPPPRGGGGRPVIGAPSSTGDEEAPKDPGARITHQSYTEKDYEGHRAHTVYVGVHLPGERRHRRHHKHHHSSRPASYNGSKGEPDDRPRHLVLARRARLASICDPDGETIFTPPAQRVQFILGEEVGDDAHESHPLFSEMEELVKEGDEMEWKETARWIKFEEDVEEGGNRWSKPHVATLSLHSLFELRSLILNGTVMLDMEATSLEQISDLVLDNMISKGVLPIEAREKVREALLVRHRHQHERRKDNNMSRLPIIRSLADIGRNHSSSKMEESNSVPVIVGATPGSGVVGLNPGGARFLAIPGNPGQEPGNNGMDRSPSNVSINRTHSASGLENGDGNHKSNVQFMRKIPPGAEASNILVGEVDFLDKPLSAFIRLSQAGMMGDLTEVPVPTRFIFILLGPTGGISGFHEIGRAMATLMSDEVFHDVAYKAKNRNHLLAGVDEFLDAVTVLPPGEWDPTIRIEPPAAIPSQDTRKRPKEEKPKEEVDEEADEQKLREESGLSRSGRLFGGLVNDIKRKAPFYLSDFKDALALQCIASFIFLYFACLSPIITFGGLLSEATGKNMAAMESLVSGFVCGVGYGLFSGQPLTILGSTGPVLVFETIVYKFSMESDWDYMSFRFWIGTWIAIILVILVAVDASALVCYITRFTEENFATLIAFIFIYKSVENVLSIGKKFPIDTHGNEPIADYCECIPSNFSNIFSTRQDVNWTALDRVTCSKYNGTLFGEGCEAPNYVPDVFLMSIILFMGTFLLSIELKDFKNSLFFPSKVRQIVSDFAVIIAIFSMSALDHYVGISTPKLEVPTEFKPTLDGRGWIIWPFQRNPWWSALVAFLPALLGTILIFMDQQITAVIVNRKENKLKKGCGYHLDLFVLAVLIEICSVMGLPWFVAATVLSINHVNSLKLESECAAPGEKPQFLGVREQRVTHILIFLMIGCSVLLTPMLRHIPMPVLFGVFLYMGVASLKGLQFFDRILIMLMPVKYQPDYMFLRQVPLKRVHMFTIFQLTCLACLWTIKSFSSTSILFPLMLVVMIGIRKSLDLVFTQRELKILDDVMPEPSKKHADDLRQLESGEEPSEPIGFPSSGNLQISLANGNIMKIPLTSINISEEVNKTGIWKQVNDVNCNNENKQPKIPKMINVTKSKKHPNKEGVLLMPDEMTRLTTMTEEEDEDDSGISIKVTKVNDSRV; from the exons GTCACAGGGCACACACCGTCTACGTCGGGGTCCATCTTCCTGGGGAGAGAAGACATCGAAGACATCACAAGCACCACCATTCGAGTCGGCCAGCCTCTTACAACGGGAGCAAAGGAGAGCCTGACGATCGGCCGA GACATTTGGTGCTTGCACGGAGGGCTCGCCTCGCTAGCATCTGCGATCCCGATGGCGAAACTATAT tcACGCCACCAGCCCAGAGAGTTCAGTTTATCCTTGGTGAGGAGGTTGGCGACGATGCCCACGAGTCGCATCCCCTTTTTTCTGAAATGGAGGAACTCGTCAAGGAGGGTGATGAAATGGAATGGAAAGAAACTGCCAG GTGGATCAAGTTCGAGGAAGACGTCGAAGAAGGTGGCAACCGATGGAGCAAGCCCCACGTCGCCACCTTGTCCCTCCACTCGCTCTTCGAACTTCGTAGTTTAATACTCAATGGAACTGTCATGTTGGACATGGAAGCAACCAGCCTCGAACAGATTTCTGACCTCGTTTTGGACAACATGATCAGCAAGGGCGTTCTACCCATTGAAGCCAGAGAAAAG GTGCGGGAGGCCCTCTTAGTCAGGCATCGACATCAGCACGAAAGACGCAAGGACAACAACATGTCAAGGTTACCCATCATCAGGTCTCTGGCAGACATCGGAAGGAACCATTCGTCAtcgaaaa TGGAAGAATCGAATTCAGTGCCTGTGATCGTCGGGGCTACTCCTGGCAGTGGGGTCGTAGGACTCAATCCCGGTGGCGCTCGCTTTCTCGCTATCCCCGGTAACCCTG GCCAGGAACCAGGAAACAATGGTATGGACCGAAGTCCCAGCAATGTATCCATCAACAGGACTCACAGTGCATCAGGCTTGGAGAATGGTGACGGCAATCACAAG AGCAACGTCCAGTTCATGAGAAAAATTCCACCCGGAGCCGAGGCGAGCAATATTCTCGTTGGTGAAGTTGACTTTCTGGACAAGCCTCTGTCAGCCTTCATTCGACTGAGCCAAGCTGGGATGATGGGAGACCTGACCGAAGTCCCAGTGCCGACCAGGTTCATATTCATTCTGCTTGGACCGACG GGTGGAATCTCAGGCTTCCATGAGATCGGTCGTGCCATGGCAACCTTGATGTCTGACGAAGTCTTCCACGACGTTGCTTACAAGGCCAAGAATCGCAATCACCTTTTGGCTGGGGTGGATGAATTCCTTGATGCTGTAACTGTCTTGCCACCCGGCGAATGGGATCCCACCATTCGGATAGAGCCACCAGCAGCCattccgtcacag GATACGAGAAAAAGGCCAAAGGAAGAAAAACCTAAAGAAGAAGTGGACGAGGAAGCCGACGAACAGAAGCTGAGAGAAGAGTCAGGTCTCTCTAGGAGTGGCAGGCTTTTCGGAGGCCTCGTCAACGACATCAAACGAAAAGCACCGTTTTATCTATCGGATTTCAAGGACGCCTTGGCCCTCCAGTGTATAGCATCCTTCATATTTCTTTACTTCGCGTGTCTCTCGCCCATCATCACCTTCGGTGGACTGTTGAGTGAGGCCACTGGTAAAAACATGGCAGCCATGGAGTCACTTGTCTCAGGTTTTGTTTGCGGTGTAGGATATGGACTCTTTTCTGGACAGCCTCTAACTATTCTCGGCTCGACGGGACCCGTTCTCGTCTTCGAGACAATTGTTTACAAATTTAGCAT GGAATCAGACTGGGACTACATGTCTTTTCGTTTCTGGATCGGTACATGGATTGCCATTATTCTTGTAATCCTCGTAGCTGTCGATGCTAGTGCTCTCGTCTGTTACATAACTCGattcactgaagaaaactTTGCTACTCTAATAGCATTCATTTTCATATACAAG TCGGTGGAGAACGTTCTTTCGATCggcaaaaaatttccaatcgaCACGCACGGAAACGAACCGATTGCCGATTACTGCGAGTGCATTCCGAGCAacttttctaacattttttcaacccgGCAAGACGTCAATTGGACCGCGTTGGATCGAGTCACCTGTTCG AAATATAATGGTACTCTTTTCGGAGAAGGGTGCGAGGCACCTAATTACGTACCTGATGTATTCCTCATGTCAATAATCTTATTCATGGGCACCTTCCTCCTGTCCATCGAGCTCAaggatttcaaaaattctctcttcTTCCCATCAAAG GTTCGCCAAATAGTCAGCGACTTTGCTGTAATTATCGCAATATTCTCGATGTCGGCGCTCGATCATTACGTAGGTATTTCAACGCCGAAACTCGAAGTACCAACAGAGTTCAAACCGACCTTGGACGGACGCGGTTGGATCATTTGGCCGTTCCAGAGAAATCCCTGGTGGAGCGCGTTGGTTGCCTTCTTACCTGCTCTACTTGGCACCATACTCATCTTCATGGATCAACAGATTACTGCTGTTATCGTTAACAGGAAAGAGAATAAGCTCAAG AAAGGATGTGGCTACCACCTCGATCTCTTCGTGCTCGCGGTCCTCATTGAGATCTGTTCCGTAATGGGTTTGCCCTGGTTCGTCGCAGCCACGGTATTGTCCATAAACCACGTTAATTCGTTGAAGCTCGAATCCGAGTGTGCGGCACCAGGTGAAAAGCCTCAATTTCTTGGGGTCCGAGAACAGCGCGTAACCCACATTCTCATATTCCTCATGATCGGTTGTTCCGTTTTGCTGACGCCGATGCTGAGGCACATACCGATGCCGGTATTGTTCGGGGTGTTTCTTTACATGGGCGTCGCCTCGTTGAAGGGCCTTCAATTCTTCGACAGAATACTCATCATGCTCATGCCGGTCAAGTATCAACCGGATTACATGTTTTTACGACAG GTGCCACTGAAGAGGGTCCACATGTTTACGATCTTCCAATTGACCTGCTTGGCCTGTCTCTGGACAATAAAATCGTTCAGCAGCACGTCGATACTCTTTCCACTGATG CTCGTCGTGATGATCGGCATCCGGAAGTCGCTGGACCTCGTCTTCACGCAGCGCGAGCTCAAAATTTTGGACGACGTCATGCCAGAGCCGAGTAAAAAGCACGCGGACGATCTCCGGCAGCTGGAAAGCGGCGAG GAACCGAGCGAGCCGATTGGTTTTCCATCCTCGGGAAATCTTCAAATATCATTGGCAAATGGCAACATCATGAAAATACCACTGACGAGCATAAACATTAGCGAGGAGGTTAACAAAACTGGTATATGGAAGCAGGTCAATGATGTCAACTGCAATAACGAAAATAAACAGCCCAAGATTCCGAAGATGATCAA CGTTACCAAGTCAAAGAAACATCCTAACAAGGAGGGCGTTCTTCTCATGCCTGACGAGATGACACGTTTGACGACGATGACTGAGgaggaggacgaggacgacaGTGGCATTTCCATCAAGGTCACAAAGGTCAATGACTCTCGGGTGTAA
- the Ndae1 gene encoding sodium-driven chloride bicarbonate exchanger isoform X8, with the protein MNHPKHKPWMQPGIGAPPPRGGGGRPVIGAPSSTGDEEAPKDPGARITHQSYTEKDYEGHRAHTVYVGVHLPGERRHRRHHKHHHSSRPASYNGSKGEPDDRPRHLVLARRARLASICDPDGETIFTPPAQRVQFILGEEVGDDAHESHPLFSEMEELVKEGDEMEWKETARWIKFEEDVEEGGNRWSKPHVATLSLHSLFELRSLILNGTVMLDMEATSLEQISDLVLDNMISKGVLPIEAREKVREALLVRHRHQHERRKDNNMSRLPIIRSLADIGRNHSSSKNCDCSCGMQRLLTSDLQERPINDTGEVYAPASVIRSTSCPDQKTALISKEAKDLKGPYLLVPGQEPGNNGMDRSPSNVSINRTHSASGLENGDGNHKSNVQFMRKIPPGAEASNILVGEVDFLDKPLSAFIRLSQAGMMGDLTEVPVPTRFIFILLGPTGGISGFHEIGRAMATLMSDEVFHDVAYKAKNRNHLLAGVDEFLDAVTVLPPGEWDPTIRIEPPAAIPSQDTRKRPKEEKPKEEVDEEADEQKLREESGLSRSGRLFGGLVNDIKRKAPFYLSDFKDALALQCIASFIFLYFACLSPIITFGGLLSEATGKNMAAMESLVSGFVCGVGYGLFSGQPLTILGSTGPVLVFETIVYKFSMESDWDYMSFRFWIGTWIAIILVILVAVDASALVCYITRFTEENFATLIAFIFIYKSVENVLSIGKKFPIDTHGNEPIADYCECIPSNFSNIFSTRQDVNWTALDRVTCSKYNGTLFGEGCEAPNYVPDVFLMSIILFMGTFLLSIELKDFKNSLFFPSKVRQIVSDFAVIIAIFSMSALDHYVGISTPKLEVPTEFKPTLDGRGWIIWPFQRNPWWSALVAFLPALLGTILIFMDQQITAVIVNRKENKLKKGCGYHLDLFVLAVLIEICSVMGLPWFVAATVLSINHVNSLKLESECAAPGEKPQFLGVREQRVTHILIFLMIGCSVLLTPMLRHIPMPVLFGVFLYMGVASLKGLQFFDRILIMLMPVKYQPDYMFLRQVPLKRVHMFTIFQLTCLACLWTIKSFSSTSILFPLMLVVMIGIRKSLDLVFTQRELKILDDVMPEPSKKHADDLRQLESGEEPSEPIGFPSSGNLQISLANGNIMKIPLTSINISEEVNKTGIWKQVNDVNCNNENKQPKIPKMINVTKSKKHPNKEGVLLMPDEMTRLTTMTEEEDEDDSGISIKVTKVNDSRV; encoded by the exons GTCACAGGGCACACACCGTCTACGTCGGGGTCCATCTTCCTGGGGAGAGAAGACATCGAAGACATCACAAGCACCACCATTCGAGTCGGCCAGCCTCTTACAACGGGAGCAAAGGAGAGCCTGACGATCGGCCGA GACATTTGGTGCTTGCACGGAGGGCTCGCCTCGCTAGCATCTGCGATCCCGATGGCGAAACTATAT tcACGCCACCAGCCCAGAGAGTTCAGTTTATCCTTGGTGAGGAGGTTGGCGACGATGCCCACGAGTCGCATCCCCTTTTTTCTGAAATGGAGGAACTCGTCAAGGAGGGTGATGAAATGGAATGGAAAGAAACTGCCAG GTGGATCAAGTTCGAGGAAGACGTCGAAGAAGGTGGCAACCGATGGAGCAAGCCCCACGTCGCCACCTTGTCCCTCCACTCGCTCTTCGAACTTCGTAGTTTAATACTCAATGGAACTGTCATGTTGGACATGGAAGCAACCAGCCTCGAACAGATTTCTGACCTCGTTTTGGACAACATGATCAGCAAGGGCGTTCTACCCATTGAAGCCAGAGAAAAG GTGCGGGAGGCCCTCTTAGTCAGGCATCGACATCAGCACGAAAGACGCAAGGACAACAACATGTCAAGGTTACCCATCATCAGGTCTCTGGCAGACATCGGAAGGAACCATTCGTCAtcgaaaa ATTGTGACTGTTCATGTGGTATGCAACGTttgttgacgtcagatttgcAGGAGCGTCCGATCAACGATACTGGCGAGGTTTATGCACCGGCTTCGGTTATTCGTAGCACAAGCTGTCCCGATCAAAAAACCGCTCTCATCTCCAAAGAAGCTAAAGATCTTAAAGGTCCATACCTACTTGTGCCAG GCCAGGAACCAGGAAACAATGGTATGGACCGAAGTCCCAGCAATGTATCCATCAACAGGACTCACAGTGCATCAGGCTTGGAGAATGGTGACGGCAATCACAAG AGCAACGTCCAGTTCATGAGAAAAATTCCACCCGGAGCCGAGGCGAGCAATATTCTCGTTGGTGAAGTTGACTTTCTGGACAAGCCTCTGTCAGCCTTCATTCGACTGAGCCAAGCTGGGATGATGGGAGACCTGACCGAAGTCCCAGTGCCGACCAGGTTCATATTCATTCTGCTTGGACCGACG GGTGGAATCTCAGGCTTCCATGAGATCGGTCGTGCCATGGCAACCTTGATGTCTGACGAAGTCTTCCACGACGTTGCTTACAAGGCCAAGAATCGCAATCACCTTTTGGCTGGGGTGGATGAATTCCTTGATGCTGTAACTGTCTTGCCACCCGGCGAATGGGATCCCACCATTCGGATAGAGCCACCAGCAGCCattccgtcacag GATACGAGAAAAAGGCCAAAGGAAGAAAAACCTAAAGAAGAAGTGGACGAGGAAGCCGACGAACAGAAGCTGAGAGAAGAGTCAGGTCTCTCTAGGAGTGGCAGGCTTTTCGGAGGCCTCGTCAACGACATCAAACGAAAAGCACCGTTTTATCTATCGGATTTCAAGGACGCCTTGGCCCTCCAGTGTATAGCATCCTTCATATTTCTTTACTTCGCGTGTCTCTCGCCCATCATCACCTTCGGTGGACTGTTGAGTGAGGCCACTGGTAAAAACATGGCAGCCATGGAGTCACTTGTCTCAGGTTTTGTTTGCGGTGTAGGATATGGACTCTTTTCTGGACAGCCTCTAACTATTCTCGGCTCGACGGGACCCGTTCTCGTCTTCGAGACAATTGTTTACAAATTTAGCAT GGAATCAGACTGGGACTACATGTCTTTTCGTTTCTGGATCGGTACATGGATTGCCATTATTCTTGTAATCCTCGTAGCTGTCGATGCTAGTGCTCTCGTCTGTTACATAACTCGattcactgaagaaaactTTGCTACTCTAATAGCATTCATTTTCATATACAAG TCGGTGGAGAACGTTCTTTCGATCggcaaaaaatttccaatcgaCACGCACGGAAACGAACCGATTGCCGATTACTGCGAGTGCATTCCGAGCAacttttctaacattttttcaacccgGCAAGACGTCAATTGGACCGCGTTGGATCGAGTCACCTGTTCG AAATATAATGGTACTCTTTTCGGAGAAGGGTGCGAGGCACCTAATTACGTACCTGATGTATTCCTCATGTCAATAATCTTATTCATGGGCACCTTCCTCCTGTCCATCGAGCTCAaggatttcaaaaattctctcttcTTCCCATCAAAG GTTCGCCAAATAGTCAGCGACTTTGCTGTAATTATCGCAATATTCTCGATGTCGGCGCTCGATCATTACGTAGGTATTTCAACGCCGAAACTCGAAGTACCAACAGAGTTCAAACCGACCTTGGACGGACGCGGTTGGATCATTTGGCCGTTCCAGAGAAATCCCTGGTGGAGCGCGTTGGTTGCCTTCTTACCTGCTCTACTTGGCACCATACTCATCTTCATGGATCAACAGATTACTGCTGTTATCGTTAACAGGAAAGAGAATAAGCTCAAG AAAGGATGTGGCTACCACCTCGATCTCTTCGTGCTCGCGGTCCTCATTGAGATCTGTTCCGTAATGGGTTTGCCCTGGTTCGTCGCAGCCACGGTATTGTCCATAAACCACGTTAATTCGTTGAAGCTCGAATCCGAGTGTGCGGCACCAGGTGAAAAGCCTCAATTTCTTGGGGTCCGAGAACAGCGCGTAACCCACATTCTCATATTCCTCATGATCGGTTGTTCCGTTTTGCTGACGCCGATGCTGAGGCACATACCGATGCCGGTATTGTTCGGGGTGTTTCTTTACATGGGCGTCGCCTCGTTGAAGGGCCTTCAATTCTTCGACAGAATACTCATCATGCTCATGCCGGTCAAGTATCAACCGGATTACATGTTTTTACGACAG GTGCCACTGAAGAGGGTCCACATGTTTACGATCTTCCAATTGACCTGCTTGGCCTGTCTCTGGACAATAAAATCGTTCAGCAGCACGTCGATACTCTTTCCACTGATG CTCGTCGTGATGATCGGCATCCGGAAGTCGCTGGACCTCGTCTTCACGCAGCGCGAGCTCAAAATTTTGGACGACGTCATGCCAGAGCCGAGTAAAAAGCACGCGGACGATCTCCGGCAGCTGGAAAGCGGCGAG GAACCGAGCGAGCCGATTGGTTTTCCATCCTCGGGAAATCTTCAAATATCATTGGCAAATGGCAACATCATGAAAATACCACTGACGAGCATAAACATTAGCGAGGAGGTTAACAAAACTGGTATATGGAAGCAGGTCAATGATGTCAACTGCAATAACGAAAATAAACAGCCCAAGATTCCGAAGATGATCAA CGTTACCAAGTCAAAGAAACATCCTAACAAGGAGGGCGTTCTTCTCATGCCTGACGAGATGACACGTTTGACGACGATGACTGAGgaggaggacgaggacgacaGTGGCATTTCCATCAAGGTCACAAAGGTCAATGACTCTCGGGTGTAA